One Anthonomus grandis grandis chromosome 12, icAntGran1.3, whole genome shotgun sequence DNA window includes the following coding sequences:
- the LOC126743203 gene encoding replication stress response regulator SDE2: MDHQILPEKAQMGLKSDWKVIWGKEEIFVEGLGPNGLDELKALLCNRYHLQEDDYYLLSNGRKLTAEPINGHIQVIPRLLGGKGGFGSMLRAIGAQIEKTTNREACRDLSGRRLRDINEEQRLKKWVSQQAEREKEAKEKKKKKLEKLLEKPKHEFKDEEYDKERESLPEQVEDAVLKGLEAGCSTTKRKPDESDKSKIPKKKPKLWIDSELDEDLSLSEGESDEEGKDTETSLAKSDNC; this comes from the exons ATGGACCACCAAATTCTACCAGAAAAGGCTCAAATGGGGCTAAAGAGTGACTGGAAAGTTATTTGGGGcaaagaagaaatatttgttgagGGCTTGGGGCCGAATGGACTTGACGAATTAAAGGCTCTTTTATGCAATAGATAT CACTTACAAGAAGACGATTACTACCTCTTATCCAATGGAAGAAAACTTACTGCTGAACCCATTAACGGACACATTCAAGTTATTCCGAGGTTGCTTGGTGGAAAAGGAGGTTTTGGGTCCATGCTAAGAGCCATCGGAGCACAAATCGAGAAAACCACCAATAGAGAAGCCTGTCGAGACCTCAGTGGAAGAAGATTAAGAGACATCAATGAAGAACAAAG GTTAAAAAAATGGGTGTCCCAACAAGCGGAAAGGGAGAAAGAGGCcaaagaaaagaagaagaaaaaactgGAAAAGCTGCTGGAGAAGCCCAAACACGAATTCAAAGATGAAGAATACGATAAGGAACGTGAATCGTTGCCGGAGCAAGTGGAGGATGCGGTGCTAAAAGGGTTGGAAGCGGGTTGCAGTACGACCAAAAGGAAACCGGACGAGAGCGATAAAAGTAAAATTCCCAAGAAAAAACCGAAACTGTGGATCGATAGCGAACTGGACGAGGATTTAAGTTTGTCTGAAGGTGAATCCGATGAGGAAGGGAAAGATACCGAAACCAGTCTGGCCAAAAGTGATAATTGTTAA
- the LOC126743233 gene encoding CLIP domain-containing serine protease HP8-like — protein MRVWLLGFLVFLMLGLALGKQPSYVLRLFTTEEPKPGCCSNTPSESKKDSTTAKSTSNIHSSTVKPTIGPTVADRTRPNRKSPTAKPTRGSTTAAGSTPKGNPPAAKPTKSPSKKPTRKRKPGNYMGLDKATWKKIRKYMRRYTKKIVSIVYNKLSEEGKCQNESVLRAANVDNIDNWTDVVQNEKHMLDEVYKTVNGQRFTLDTHPVWSTLPKECGIGRTPDRIVGGREAVLGQFPWMARLGYDLEEGFPREYLCAGVLVSNWHVITAKHCFMEDRGAALKSIRLGENYAFDDKDCENKICAPPVQEIPVKWYRSYNQFDEEMVRELGTRNIETYGDLTIIKLAEPAVFNDFVSPICLPRGELLKNLPAVLKDKMLTVTGWGSLHGNVVKYSNKLQYVRLPLANMSECRAIFPKNPIDDSMLCLGKGDGHDSCEGDSGGPAMVPVEGTGPPRYYLIGVVSYGIRSCGRAAAVYTNVTHYMDWILDTLIPIKIAT, from the exons ATGCGTGTCTGGCTCCTCGGTTTTTTAGTATTTCTCATGCTGGGCTTGGCCCTTGGCAAACAGCCTTCTt ATGTTCTTCGACTGTTCACAACGGAAGAACCTAAACCTGGCTGTTGTTCTAATACGCCTTCCGAATCAAAAAAAGACTCTACAACCGCTAAAAGTACATCAAATATTCATTCATCAACTGTAAAACCAACGATAGGCCCTACAGTTGCTGATAGAACTAGACCAAATCGGAAATCTCCTACTGCAAAACCAACGAGGGGCTCTACTACAGCTGCTGGAAGTACACCGAAGGGAAATCCTCCTGCTGCAAAACCAACTAAGTCACCTTCAAAGAAACCAACTAGAAAGAGAAAACCGGGCAATTACATGGGTTTGGACAAAGCTACTTGGAAGAAAATTAGGAAATACATGAGAAGATATACAAAGAAAATCGTGTCGATCGTGTATAACAAACTGTCGGAAGAAG gaaaatgcCAGAACGAAAGCGTACTGAGGGCAGCCAACGTAGACAACATCGATAACTGGACGGACGTTGTGCAAAACGAGAAACACATGTTGGACGAAGTATACAAAACCGTTAACGGTCAAA GATTCACCCTGGATACACATCCGGTCTGGAGTACGTTACCTAAAGAATGCGGAATCGGACGTACACCCGATCGCATCGTGGGGGGCCGCGAAGCCGTCTTGGGCCAGTTTCCCTGGATGGCCCGATTGGGATACGATCTGGAAGAGGGTTTTCCCAGGGAGTACTTATGCGCCGGCGTGTTGGTTAGCAACTGGCACGTCATCACTGCGAAACACTGCTTTATGGAGGATCGAGGTGCCGCCTT GAAATCGATCCGATTGGGAGAAAACTACGCTTTCGACGATAAAGATTGCGAGAATAAAATTTGCGCACCCCCGGTACAAGAAATTCCGGTGAAATGGTACCGCTCCTACAATCAGTTTGACGAGGAAATGGTCCGGGAATTGGGTACCAGAAACATCGAAACTTACGGTGATCTTACTATTATCAAACTTGCCGAACCGGCAGTGTTCAACG ACTTTGTATCGCCAATATGTCTACCCAGAGGAGAGTTATTGAAAAACCTCCCAGCTGTCCTAAAGGATAAAATGTTAACGGTGACTGGTTGGGGCAGCTTACATGGTAACGTCGTAAAATACTCCAATAAGTTGCAGTACGTTAGACTACCGCTGGCGAATATGTCAGAGTGCCGTGCCATTTTCCCGAAAAATCCCATAGACGATAGTATGCTGTGCCTTGGCAAAG GGGATGGGCATGATTCCTGCGAAGGTGACTCGGGTGGTCCTGCTATGGTGCCAGTAGAAGGAACCGGACCTCCTAGGTATTACTTAATAGGAGTCGTGTCCTATGGCATTAGATCCTGCGGTAGAGCAGCCGCCGTTTACACCAACGTTACGCACTACATGGATTGGATATTGGATACTTTGATACCCATTAAAATAGCAACATAA
- the LOC126743217 gene encoding testis-specific serine/threonine-protein kinase 1, which yields MAARLSPRNSEVNALEQRGYLIGKKIGQGSYATVHLADYVDSTGPKKMRLACKIFDKEKAPKDFLEKFFPRELEILTKIENPHIIQVHSILQRGPRVFIFMRYADNGDLLDFIKRNGVVPEQQAKIWFRQMTSGLHYLHSKNIAHRDLKCENILLSRKFNVKIADFGFARFCVDHENRRILSQTYCGSAAYAAPEVVNGTPYNPKLSDVWSLGIILFIMLNASMPFDDSNLRKLLKDQMTKNWVFRSRVRDTLSANAKSLVRHLLEPDLTLRLTLDRVIPHEWLRIRKDRPPSLVGRLVHSAPHGQAAGQSGAAALEADNGQMPGDFKNPDIKKSAMMINVNENAA from the exons ATGGCTGCTCGGTTGAGTCCTCGAAATTCAGAAGTGAACGCGTTGGAGCAGAGGGGCTACTTAATTGGGAAGAAAATAGGACAGGGGTCGTACGCCACTGTGCACCTCGCCGATTATGTCGACAGTACCGGACCGAAGAAGATGCGACTCGCGTGCAAGATATTCGATAAGGAGAAGGCGCCCAAGGACTTTTTGGAGAAGTTCTTCCCCAGGGAGCTCGAGATCCTGACCAAGATCGAAAATCCGCATATTATTCAGGTGCACAGTATCCTGCAACGCGGTCCTAGGGTGTTTATCTTTATGAG GTATGCAGACAATGGCGATCTTCTCGACTTCATCAAAAGAAACGGGGTAGTACCTGAACAACAAGCGAAAATCTGGTTCAGACAAATGACCTCAGGCCTCCACTACCTCCACAGCAAGAACATCGCACACCGTGACCTTAAATGCGAAAACATCCTGCTGAGTCGGAAATTTAACGTGAAAATCGCGGATTTCGGGTTCGCACGCTTTTGCGTCGACCACGAGAACCGCAGGATTCTCAGTCAGACTTATTGCGGTTCCGCAGCTTATGCCGCCCCCGAAGTCGTCAATGGGACACCGTACAACCCCAAACTATCCGACGTCTGGTCACtcggtattattttatttattatgctgAACGCCTCGATGCCCTTCGACGATTCGAACTTGAGGAAACTCCTTAAGGACCAGATGACGAAAAATTGGGTGTTTAGATCGAGGGTGAGGGACACGTTGTCCGCTAACGCGAAATCGCTGGTGCGTCATTTACTGGAACCAGATTTGACCTTACGGTTGACCTTGGACCGGGTGATTCCTCACGAGTGGTTGAGGATCAGAAAGGATCGACCGCCGTCTCTGGTCGGGCGGTTGGTGCATTCTGCGCCCCATGGTCAAGCCGCCGGTCAATCGGGGGCGGCCGCTTTGGAGGCGGATAACGGGCAGATGCCCGGCGACTTTAAGAATCCGGATATCAAGAAGAGCGCGATGATGATCAACGTGAACGAGAACGCGGCATAG